A region of Angustibacter sp. Root456 DNA encodes the following proteins:
- a CDS encoding iron ABC transporter permease translates to MRGRAARRRADARGRRPPAVVLGLSLPVLALALVPLVFVVVYAVSTGWDEAWRLLVRPRVGELLVNTVRLVVGGVVASAVIGTAAAWLVERTHLPGRQVWNALLVAPLAVPAFVNSYGWVSLTSKVEGFAGAVLIVTMSYFPLVYLPVASTLRGLDPALEETAAALGHGRWRTFWRVVLPQLRPGLLGGSLLVGLHLLAEFGALQLLRFPTFTTAIYDQYRSSFNGPAANMLAGVLVLCCLVLLLGEQRARGHARLARVGSGARRQIERVRLGPWLPLALLALALLAVLALGVPVASLVHWLVSGSSTAFPVGSLVSTTVTSLALGAGAAALTVVAALPVAWLAVRYPRWTTTLIERGTYTANALPGIVVALALVTVAIRFAQPVYQTTLLLVLAYVTMFLPRGVVSARAAIVQAPPILDDVAHSLGVSRWGTFRRVSLPLIAPGLGAGAALVFIAVATELTATLLLSPIGTQTLATQFWSNSSSIAYGAAAPYAAMMILISLPATFLLTREARRSSTA, encoded by the coding sequence GTGAGGGGGCGTGCGGCGCGTCGCCGTGCCGACGCGCGCGGACGGCGTCCCCCGGCTGTCGTGCTCGGGCTGTCGCTGCCGGTGCTCGCGCTGGCCCTCGTGCCCCTCGTGTTCGTCGTCGTCTACGCCGTGAGCACCGGGTGGGACGAGGCGTGGCGCCTGCTGGTGCGGCCCCGCGTGGGCGAGCTGCTCGTCAACACCGTGCGGCTGGTGGTGGGCGGTGTCGTCGCCTCCGCCGTGATCGGGACGGCGGCCGCCTGGCTCGTCGAGCGCACCCACCTGCCGGGGCGCCAGGTCTGGAACGCGCTGCTCGTCGCGCCGCTGGCGGTGCCGGCGTTCGTCAACAGCTACGGCTGGGTCTCGCTGACGTCGAAGGTCGAGGGCTTCGCCGGCGCGGTGCTGATCGTGACGATGTCGTACTTCCCGCTGGTCTACCTGCCGGTCGCGTCCACCCTGCGTGGTCTCGACCCCGCGCTGGAGGAGACAGCGGCCGCCCTCGGCCACGGCCGGTGGCGCACCTTCTGGCGCGTGGTGCTGCCGCAGCTGCGCCCCGGCCTGCTCGGCGGCTCGCTGCTCGTCGGCCTGCACCTGCTGGCCGAGTTCGGTGCCCTGCAGCTGTTGCGGTTCCCGACGTTCACCACGGCGATCTACGACCAGTACCGCTCGTCGTTCAACGGCCCGGCGGCCAACATGCTCGCCGGGGTGCTGGTGCTCTGCTGCCTGGTGCTGCTGCTCGGTGAGCAGCGGGCGCGCGGGCACGCCCGGCTGGCCCGGGTCGGCAGCGGCGCCCGGCGGCAGATCGAGCGGGTGCGACTCGGCCCGTGGCTGCCGCTCGCCCTGCTCGCCCTGGCGCTGCTGGCCGTGCTGGCGCTGGGCGTCCCGGTGGCGAGCCTCGTGCACTGGCTGGTGTCGGGCTCGTCCACCGCCTTCCCGGTGGGCTCGCTCGTGTCGACCACGGTGACGTCGCTCGCGCTCGGCGCAGGGGCCGCGGCCCTCACGGTGGTGGCCGCGCTGCCCGTGGCGTGGCTCGCCGTCCGCTACCCGCGCTGGACCACCACGCTCATCGAGCGCGGCACCTACACCGCCAACGCGCTGCCCGGCATCGTCGTGGCGCTCGCGCTGGTCACGGTGGCGATCCGGTTCGCCCAGCCGGTGTACCAGACCACGCTGCTGCTCGTGCTGGCCTACGTGACGATGTTCCTGCCGCGCGGGGTGGTCAGCGCGCGAGCGGCGATCGTGCAGGCCCCGCCGATCCTCGACGACGTCGCGCACTCGTTGGGCGTCAGCCGGTGGGGCACGTTCCGCCGGGTCTCGCTGCCGCTCATCGCTCCGGGGCTGGGTGCCGGCGCGGCGCTGGTGTTCATCGCCGTGGCCACCGAGCTGACGGCCACGCTGCTGCTCTCGCCGATCGGCACGCAGACGCTCGCCACCCAGTTCTGGAGCAACAGCAGCAGCATCGCGTACGGTGCGGCGGCGCCCTACGCCGCGATGATGATCCTCATCTCGCTGCCGGCGACGTTCCTGCTCACCCGCGAGGCCCGGAGGTCGTCCACCGCATGA